The stretch of DNA ATCTTCGCCGCGTCCGCGCAGCGCTCGGTGATGGTCGACGGTGTCGACGTCGAGGCGAACAACCTGAACACCCTCATGCGCAGCGTCGACCGCCTCAACGAGGAGGAGCGGCACGTCGTGATCCCGCTGGCGAACGCGTTCCGCCGCGGCTACCTCCCGCAGCTCACCGCCCTCACGTCGGCGATCGAGGGGCTTACCGTCCCGGTCACGATCCTCGGCGTCGGCGGGCAGTTCCAGCTCGACGGGACGCCGGAGCGCTCCGACGAGGTCGACGCCGCCGCCCAGCGCTTCATGCGCGCGGTCCTGTCGCGGGGCCCGTCGATCGGCGTGCGCGGCGAGCGCACCGCCGCCTACCTGTCCGACCTCGGCTTCTCCGAGGTCGACGTCATCGGCTGCCCCTCGATGTTCCTGCGCGGGGCCGACCTGCGGATCCGCGACACCGCGCCGGCGTTCGACGAGCACACCAAGGTGAGCCTCAACCTCACGCCGCACGTGCGAATCCCCAAGGGCTGGGTCGAGGACGTCTTCGACCGCCACCCCCGCACCGAGTACGTCGCGCAGCAGGTCAACGACCTCGACGCGATGCTCGGCGGTCCCACGGTGAAGTCGACGTCCCCGGGTTACCCCGGCTCCATCCGCCACCACGCGTTCCTGGAGAACAAGGCGGTCTTCCATTGCCACGCCCCCACGTGGATCCAGTCGATGGCCGACCGTGAGTTCACGGTGGGCCACCGCATCCACGGCAACATCGCCTCGCTCCTGTCGGGCACGCCGGCGCACGTCATCGTCCACGACAGCCGCACCCGCGAGCTGTGCGAGTACTTCGAGATCCCGCACACGCAGGTCACCGAGCACCGTCGCGAGGACACTCCCGAGCGTCTGTTCGAGCGGTCGGACTACACCCGACTCGTGCAGGGCCACCCCGAGCGCCTGGCCCGCTTCGCCGGCTTCCTGGAGAAGCACGGCCTGCGCCACTCGCTGGACCTCCCGGCCGGTGAGGCGCCGTTCGACCGCGCCGTGGCGCAGGTCGACGTGCGGCCGGGTCTCGTCGTCCGCCCCCGCTCCACCGAGCCCGAGCTGATGGACCTGCGCGTCTGGAACGCGGCGCGCTCGGCGCACCAGGGCATCGCCCAGGCGGAGGCTCGGGCGAAGAAGCTCGAGGCTCGGGTGGCCGAGCTCGAGTCGGGGAACGAGCGCCGCGGCCTGTTCCGCCGCAGCCGCTGAATTGATGCGTCCCGAGATCCAGGCCCTGCGGGCCGTCGCCGTCCTGGCGGTCGTCGGCTTCCACCTGTGGCCCGGCCGCCTGAGCGGCGGCTACATCGGCGTCGACGTCTTCTTCGTCATCTCCGGCTTCCTCATCACGAGCCACCTGATGCGCGAGGTCGAGCGCCAGGACCGCGTCGACCTCGCCCAGTTCTGGGCCCGACGCGCCCGGCGCCTGCTGCCGGCGGCGTACCTCGTGCTGTTCGTGACGTCCATCGGCGTGCTGCTGTGGCTGCCGCCGGCCCAGTGGACGCAGAACTTCCGCGAGATCGTCGGCTCGACCCTGTACGTCGAGAACTGGGTCCTGGCGATCGACTCGGTCGACTACCTCGCCGCCGACGGTGTCCCGTCCGCCGTCCAGCACTACTGGACCCTCTCGGTGGAGGAGCAGTTCTACCTCGTCTGGCCGCTGCTGATCATCGGCGCCCTCGCGCTCGCGCGCCGCTTCGGCGGGCTGTCCCGGAAGCGGGCCGTCGTGGTCGTGCTGTCGGTCGTGACGCTCGCGAGCTTCCTTTACTCGCTGTGGCTCACCGCGCAGCACCCGCAGCTGGCCTACTTCGCGACGCCGGCGCGGGCCTGGCAGTTCGGCGCTGGCGCCGTGTTCGCGGTGGCCCTCGTCGACCGGATCCGGCTGCCGCGCCGCACCGCGATCGCCGCCTCGTGGATCGGCTTCGGCGTGATCGCCGTGTGCTCCTACGTCTACGACGAGAGCACGCCGTTCCCCGGCACCGCCGCGATCGCGCCGGTGCTGGCGACCCTGCTCGTGATCGCGGCCGGCACCCCCGCGGGGCGCCTCTCGCCGGCGCCTCTGGTCTCGTGGCGGCCCGTGCAGACCACGGGCGACCTCTCGTACTCGATGTACCTGTGGCACTGGCCGCCGATCATCCTGCTGCCCGAGATCCTCGACGGCGAGATGGGCCTGTGGCCGCGCGTGGGCATCCTCGTCGCGACGTTCGTCCTGGCCTGGCTCACGATGCGCTTCGTCGAGAACCCGATCCGCTTCGGCACGCGCTTCGGCATCCGCAGGCCCGTCATCACCGCGATCGGCTCGCTGACCGCCGCGGCCGTGGTCGTGGGGGTCGCCGCGTACGGCTGGCAGGCCGGCCGCGCGCAGGAGGAGCGTGCCGAGCAGCTGACCGCGCGCGTCAACGCCGACATGCCCGACTGCTTCGGCGCCGGCTCGATGCCGCCGGCGGGGGAGTGCGAGAACCCCGACCTCGCCACGATGCGCGTCCCCGCCGGGCCCGACGTCAGTCGCGACTGGGGCGGCCGCAGCGAGTGCTGGGGCAAGAACGAGCAGGTCGAGCTCAAGTCGTGCGAGTTCGGCGAGCGCTCCGGCGACCGGCCCCACGTGGTGCTCCTGGGCGACTCCCACGCGCGCGCCATGCTGCCCGCCTTCGTGCGCCTGGCCGAGATCGGCGAGCTCTCGCTGACCACCCACCTCAAGGGCGGCTGCGCCTGGTCGACCGACCTGCCGGGCCGCACCGCCGTTCCCGAGGTCCTCGACACGTGTCCCGCGTGGCGCGGCAACGTCGAGGAGTGGCTCGGGCAGAACCGCGACGACATCGACCTGATCGTCACCACCGGCTACTCGCGCAACCTGGCGGGCTCGCGCACGCAGCAGGCGAAGGCGCTCTCGGAGGCGTGGACCCGCGGGACGAAGCTGGGCATCCCGGTGGCCGCGCTCGTCGACAACCCCGACAACGGCACCCCGCCGGCGAAGTGCCTGGACCGCGTCGACTCGTGGGACGAGACCACGTGCTCGGTCCCGCGTGAGGACGCGTTCCCGTACGGCGACCCGTTCGGCGAGGCGGCCCGGATGACCGACGGCGTACACCGGATCGACATGACCGACTTCTACTGCCTC from Aeromicrobium phoceense encodes:
- a CDS encoding polysaccharide pyruvyl transferase family protein, translated to MSDRIYVRRYVDPMNPPSMKVFRVGCGKNSGNLIFAASAQRSVMVDGVDVEANNLNTLMRSVDRLNEEERHVVIPLANAFRRGYLPQLTALTSAIEGLTVPVTILGVGGQFQLDGTPERSDEVDAAAQRFMRAVLSRGPSIGVRGERTAAYLSDLGFSEVDVIGCPSMFLRGADLRIRDTAPAFDEHTKVSLNLTPHVRIPKGWVEDVFDRHPRTEYVAQQVNDLDAMLGGPTVKSTSPGYPGSIRHHAFLENKAVFHCHAPTWIQSMADREFTVGHRIHGNIASLLSGTPAHVIVHDSRTRELCEYFEIPHTQVTEHRREDTPERLFERSDYTRLVQGHPERLARFAGFLEKHGLRHSLDLPAGEAPFDRAVAQVDVRPGLVVRPRSTEPELMDLRVWNAARSAHQGIAQAEARAKKLEARVAELESGNERRGLFRRSR
- a CDS encoding acyltransferase family protein → MRPEIQALRAVAVLAVVGFHLWPGRLSGGYIGVDVFFVISGFLITSHLMREVERQDRVDLAQFWARRARRLLPAAYLVLFVTSIGVLLWLPPAQWTQNFREIVGSTLYVENWVLAIDSVDYLAADGVPSAVQHYWTLSVEEQFYLVWPLLIIGALALARRFGGLSRKRAVVVVLSVVTLASFLYSLWLTAQHPQLAYFATPARAWQFGAGAVFAVALVDRIRLPRRTAIAASWIGFGVIAVCSYVYDESTPFPGTAAIAPVLATLLVIAAGTPAGRLSPAPLVSWRPVQTTGDLSYSMYLWHWPPIILLPEILDGEMGLWPRVGILVATFVLAWLTMRFVENPIRFGTRFGIRRPVITAIGSLTAAAVVVGVAAYGWQAGRAQEERAEQLTARVNADMPDCFGAGSMPPAGECENPDLATMRVPAGPDVSRDWGGRSECWGKNEQVELKSCEFGERSGDRPHVVLLGDSHARAMLPAFVRLAEIGELSLTTHLKGGCAWSTDLPGRTAVPEVLDTCPAWRGNVEEWLGQNRDDIDLIVTTGYSRNLAGSRTQQAKALSEAWTRGTKLGIPVAALVDNPDNGTPPAKCLDRVDSWDETTCSVPREDAFPYGDPFGEAARMTDGVHRIDMTDFYCLEDVCPAMIGGVNVYRDRHHFTATFTRTLAPFLWNRITGAVDGLPTGNR